One Halichondria panicea chromosome 3, odHalPani1.1, whole genome shotgun sequence genomic region harbors:
- the LOC135334407 gene encoding TNF receptor-associated factor 5-like produces the protein MGGLGELEQHLGEKCQLVLVDCPYNCRKHIPRRFLTEHKTNDCPRRPHSCEYCQLEVTYQEIQDDHLPVCPKYPVECPNKCGVAPPERRQLEGHLRECPRAMAECELKELGCEEVVQRKDSDKHMEQAAQKHTRLMASHYLKSQRTQTKDIIKLTEENEELKQSLQHKYEKLELELESKSKELSALSSQMDILTQHVSVSFTSVTVDYENEKEYHERWRNSEYFRTVLKGYVMEVNFFFNRYSQRLDFELTSRNCRANEKLNWPTFFLMTVTMLNQAGNHSHYQITKYLVVKRHDFNDQLRISYDTIDNPPPGVQYIVNGHVKFQIIDQ, from the exons ATGGGTGGTTTGGGAGAGCTAGAACAACACCTTGGTGAGAAATGCCAATTAGTTCTTGTGGATTGTCCGTATAACTGTAGAAAACATATTCCAAGGAGATTTCTAACAGAGCACAAAACTAACGATTGCCCCAGAAGACCACACAGCTGTGAGTACTGCCAGCTGGAGGTAACGTATCAAGAGATCCAAGATGATCACCTCCCAGTGTGCCCAAAGTACCCGGTGGAGTGCCCCAACAAGTGTGGAGTGGCTCCCCCTGAGAGACGTCAACTGGAGGGGCACCTGAGAGAGTGTCCTCGGGCAATGGCCGAGTGTGAGCTGAAGGAGCTGGGCTGTGAGGAGGTGGTCCAACGGAAGGACTCGGACAAACACATGGAGCAAGCTGCTCAGAAACACACGAGGCTAATGGCTAGTCACTACCTAAAAAGTCAGAGAACGCAAACTAAAGATATCATTAAGCTAACAGAAGAGAACGAAGAATTAAAGCAATCATTACAACACAAATACGAGAAACTAGAACTAGAACTTGAATCAAAATCTAAAGAGCTGTCAGCTTTATCCAGTCAGATGGACATTCTTACACAACATGTGAGCGTTAGCTTCACTAGCGTGACTGTCGACTATGAAAATGAAAAAGAATACCATGAAAGATGGAGAAACAGTGAGTACTTTCGCACGGTTCTAAAAGGATACGTCATGGAGGTTAATTTCTTTTTCAATCGTTATTCTCAAAGGCTTGATTTTGAGCTCACCTCTAGGAATTGCCGAGCTAATGAAAAGCTCAATTGGCCAACATTTTTCCTAATGACAGTCACAATGCTTAACCAGGCCGGTAACCATAGCCACTATCAGATTACTAAATATTTAGTAGTTAAGAGGCACGACTTTAACGATCAACTTCGAATATCGTACGACACTATAGATAATCCACCTCCTGGAGTGCAGTATATCGTTAATGGCCACGTCAAGTTCCAAATAATT GATCAGTAG